From one Mesotoga infera genomic stretch:
- a CDS encoding membrane-binding protein, with amino-acid sequence MKRISLLLVLFVFSMIALGQSEFMIPMNTEDFGLRGPVKSAKILYPENEMDLGVDEEFVLSGYSVLSFNENGSLVSQIEYDKDGNEQSAILFNYDTDGKLLSVSGRENGVEENVDEIKVENGRIAGIIVEDSEGDSNLVMEYDEAGRLIAQKISGMSEGQEIEMTISMKYDDNGNLVEESFGMMGMVLTKTVFEYNDKNQSVRELEYMYMFAEPGSEPEPIESILEYNEMGDVVLRVSDSAFGEEKEAVVYEYEYDSMGNYIHKVAYYVMDIAELQNENWKETAMIEEEETREIEYY; translated from the coding sequence GTGAAAAGAATCTCTCTACTATTGGTCTTGTTTGTCTTCTCTATGATTGCGCTTGGACAATCGGAGTTCATGATACCTATGAACACCGAGGATTTCGGATTGAGAGGACCCGTTAAGTCGGCAAAAATACTATACCCTGAGAACGAAATGGATCTGGGAGTTGACGAAGAGTTCGTCCTCTCTGGATACAGTGTTCTTTCTTTTAACGAAAATGGCAGTCTTGTTTCGCAGATTGAATATGACAAAGACGGCAATGAGCAGAGTGCAATACTCTTCAATTACGACACCGATGGAAAATTGCTTTCTGTGTCTGGAAGAGAGAATGGTGTTGAGGAAAACGTCGATGAAATAAAGGTCGAAAATGGAAGAATTGCTGGAATAATCGTTGAAGACTCTGAAGGCGACTCAAATCTGGTTATGGAATATGATGAAGCCGGAAGACTGATCGCTCAGAAGATCAGTGGAATGAGCGAAGGACAGGAAATCGAGATGACCATCTCAATGAAATACGATGACAACGGAAACCTTGTTGAGGAATCCTTTGGAATGATGGGTATGGTCCTTACAAAGACCGTTTTCGAATACAACGATAAGAATCAGAGCGTTAGAGAACTAGAGTATATGTACATGTTCGCAGAACCCGGAAGCGAACCGGAACCTATTGAATCTATTCTTGAATACAACGAGATGGGCGATGTTGTTCTAAGAGTATCCGACAGTGCGTTTGGTGAAGAGAAAGAAGCCGTTGTTTACGAATATGAATACGATTCGATGGGAAACTATATACATAAGGTTGCTTACTATGTTATGGACATCGCGGAGCTCCAGAACGAAAACTGGAAAGAAACGGCAATGATTGAAGAAGAAGAGACACGAGAAATTGAGTATTACTGA